Within the Candidatus Bealeia paramacronuclearis genome, the region CCTTCTCAAGACCTTTCTCGAAGCCTTCTTTTTTGCCTTTTTCAGATGCAGCCAAGAGAACGTCTTGCGAGTGAACAGCCTCTTTGAGATAGGCAAAGTAAGTATTGCGCTCTTCATTGGACATATGGATGACAGCCAAGCGTTCTGCAACCTTCTTCATCACAGGTGATTGGAAAGAAGGGAGGACTTCGGAGTGCTTCATCATGTAAAGCCATTCATCGAGTTCATGTTGCACCTGATCGTTAAAACGCGGCAGCGAGATAATGAAGTACTCCGGAAACACGTTAGGTGTCTCAAACATGATGAGCCCCTGATTGGCGATCTTCACGTTGACAGGATGTGTGGTGTCAATTTCATGAAAGATCGTCTGTCCATGATAGAGAGGGGATTTCATGGTCTGCGTTGCAAAATAAAGCAGACTGATATGGAAGACTTTTTTGATGCTGGTGTAGTCCTGATTTCCAGAAATACTGTCCACGATGAGCCGTGAAGAATTAAAACACGCTTTGTGCAAAAAGTTGGGTGTAAAAGAACGTTCGATCTCCACAATGTATTTATTGTCGTCTTTGTCTTGCACGACAAGATCCGCGATACTGCGTTTGAGATCAAAGGACTCCTTGTTGGACTCACTGTCGAGAAGGGCATTAATGGTGACAGGAGGATATCCCTGTGTTTGCAGAAGAGTCGAGATAAACCTTTCGATAATCTCATAATCGCCCTTGTTCTTGAGGATGTACTTAATCGCGTAATCGAAACTGATGAGAGGTTTGTCTGACATCGTCTGTCTTGCCTTTTTGTCGTTTATCTATGGACTGACTGTACGGAGGTTACGATCTCTTGTCGAGGTGAAACACGCGCATTGCAGAGTATCTCTCTCGAGAGCAGTAGTGAGCCAGAGTCATGTTGCAAAAGCCTGTTGCATAATCGGCGAATATCGCAACAGGTTTTCGCAACACGCAAGAGCGCAGTTTTGCTGAGGTGATTTTTTGTTGCAGAAACGTTCGTTTTTGCAACACGATCTCAGA harbors:
- a CDS encoding Rpn family recombination-promoting nuclease/putative transposase, with translation MSDKPLISFDYAIKYILKNKGDYEIIERFISTLLQTQGYPPVTINALLDSESNKESFDLKRSIADLVVQDKDDNKYIVEIERSFTPNFLHKACFNSSRLIVDSISGNQDYTSIKKVFHISLLYFATQTMKSPLYHGQTIFHEIDTTHPVNVKIANQGLIMFETPNVFPEYFIISLPRFNDQVQHELDEWLYMMKHSEVLPSFQSPVMKKVAERLAVIHMSNEERNTYFAYLKEAVHSQDVLLAASEKGKKEGFEKGLEKGKIEVAKALLQSGQTIEFVAQMTGLDEKRLTVLKDTQKTP